In Scyliorhinus canicula chromosome 12, sScyCan1.1, whole genome shotgun sequence, the sequence ccctcaccgcctcggaaattcgacactctgcagccgagaaggaggcacaagccatagtggaggccgtgcggcactggaggcactacctagccggtaggaggttcaccctcgtcaccgaccaacggtcggttgcctttctgttcgataacgcacaacggggcaaaataaagaatgacaaaattctgaggtggaggatagagctatccacctatacgtacgatattaaatatcgcccggggaagctcaacgagcccccggatgcccagtcccgcggcacgtgcgccaacgcgcaaaaagaccgcctgaaagccatccacgatgacctctgccacccaggagtcacccggcttgcccatttcatcaagtcccgcaacctaccttactccacagaggaggtcaaggccaatGACTAAGGCATGTCAGAtctgtggagtgcaaaccgcacttctatcgaccagacagggctcacctgataaaggcctctgggccctttgagcgactaagtgtggacttcaaagggcccctccatccaccaaccgcaacatctattccgcaccgttatcgatgagttctcctgcttcccttTTGCGGTCCCCTGCcaccgatatgacctcggcctccatgATCAAGGCACTgtgcagcatcttcacactgtttggtttccccgcttatatccacagcgaccggggtacatcgttcatggagcgatgagctgcgtcgatatctgctcagcaagggcatcgccttgagcagaacgacgagctataacccgcggggaaacgggcaggtggagagggagagtgcgacagtttggaaggccgtccttctagccctacggtcaaggagtcctcccaatcgcccgctggcaggaggtcctacccggtgccctacattccattaggtcgctcctctgtacggccacgaacgagaccctcacaatcgtttgtttgtcttccccaggaagtccacctctggggtcttgcttccacgctggctgacgactccgggaccagtcctactctggagacacgtgaggagccataaaacagatccgaTAGTTGAGAGGGTCCAATTtttacacgcaaaccctcaatacgcctacgtcaagcaccccgacggcaggcaggacaccatctccctgcgagacctggcacccgccggcttccccaccgacccccccccctcctaccgacgctcccctccccgcaccaatTGCCGCcccgacagccccccccccccatagcgcccccctgccccccagccggcgctgGCACCAATaaccctagtcaccccggatacccctCCTGCTCCAAAgcggcaaaggctcagtcaaccgtgctcccggatataccaccaccggagcggagaaggtcagcacggacggtcaaacacccaaaagactgaacttataactccactttcaccccgacggactatgtgtttttttaaacagggggtgaatgtgatgaatggtatcggtaactgttgtaactgtaccttgcctttaatacattggccctttaagaccgggcttggaaccctggggactccgcctctggctccgcccccaggaaacggtatataaggtggatgctcactgggcagcatgctgtgaccacacttctcggcagctgtctggttctctggtaattaaagcctttgaattaccaatcttctctcctgtgttgtaattgagggtatctcatgtACAATAGCGGCTGCTGCCACGGCGgtcaacatcgctggctgatcagaaaacatgacGGCCTGCGGGGGCCGGAGAACgacaacatgtcatcattgcctgtttccccccccccccccccccccccacgcagccaggtgccatggcctGCATGGGTGTGACTGTTGGAGGATGGCACCTGGCTAGGCGGACAACGTCCCttgccctctgccccctccccggcacttaccccccctccccggcaactcgctcactccccccctccccggcactctcccccactccccggcaccctcccccactccccggcactcgctctctcccccctcctcggcactcactctctccccacccctccccggcactctcccccactcgctttcacccccccctccccggcactacgctctccccacccctctccggcACCCTCcctcggcactctccccccccaccctccccggcactcgctctctccccccctccccgcactcgctcacatccccccctccccccggcacactccccccccacctccccggcaccccccccccacctccccggcacatcGCTCTCACCcaccactccccggcactcgctcactccccccctccccggcactcgcgctcatctccccccctccccgcactcgctctctcccccccctccccggcaccctcccccccccccccggcactcgctctccccccccctctccggcaccctccccggcactcttcccaccacaccatccccccccccctctcgcaccCTCCCCgcaactcttcccccccaccctccccgcactcgcgctcgcccccccccccccccccgcactcgctctctcccctccccctcccacgcacactcctccccctccccgcactctcccacccctccccggcactcgctctcgaccccctccccggcactcttcccccccttccccggcacctcctcccccccccccccccctcttccgctcctccctggcactcacacccctccctggcactctcacccctccccggcactcgctgctactcgcccccccctccccggcactcgctcacgtccccccctccccggcacactcccccccccccccaccctcccccccccccccccccccccccccccaccctccccggcactcgcatctctcccccccccccggcaatcgcgcacgatcccccctccccggcactcgcgctctccccccccctccccggcactcgctctctcccccccgctccccgcaccccctccccggcacctccgctctcccccccccccctcctccggcaccctccccggcactcttcccccccccctcccccccccccccctctccggcaccctcccccccccctccccggcactcgcgctctccccccccccggcactcgctctctcccccctccccggcacactcccccctccccggcactctcccccccctccccggcactcgctctcacccccctccccggcactcttcccccccttccccggcactcttcccccccccccccccactctccgctcctccctggcactcaccccactccctggcactctcccccctccccggcactcttccccccgctccccggcactcaccccacctccccagcactcaccctctccccatccccggcactcacccccccccctccccggctctcacccccctctccggcactctcccccctccccggcacaataCTGGGTCCATAGCGACGCGCCGGccctcgccattctccgaggcaggcggcgcgatTGACACGTCGCCGACTTTTCAGCGTTTGGAGACTCCGGGagatggcgggagcgggattcacgccggcccccggtgattctccgacccggcggaggggtcagagaatccagcccagtatttccaaatttgctgatgacacaaatttAGGTGGAAATGTAAGTTGTAAGGAGcatgcaaggaggcttcaaggaGATCTGGACAGGCTAATTGGGCAGTCAAGAAATGGTAGCTGGAATATAATGTAAATAagtatgaagttatccactttgattgaacaaaacagaaagacagagtatttcttaaatggtgagagattgggaagtgttgataCCCAAAGGGACCACCtgagtgtccttgttcatgagtcccTAAAAGCTCGCAAGCAGGTGCAACAAGCAATTAgcaaggcaaatgatatgttggccttcatcgcaaggggatttgagtacagggaTAAAGATGCTTTGCTGCCATTATATAGAgtcttggtgagactgcaccctgagtattttgtacagttttagtccccttatcAAAGGATgtacttgccacagagggagtgcaatggaggttcACCTACTAGTTCCTGGGGTTTGTCTTATAAAGAGAGACTGAGGAAACGGGGCCTGTAGTCTTGAAGAATGAAAAGTCATCTCATTGAAACTTTCAACTTTTTTACAGGGTGTGATGGGGTAGATATGGATAGGATGTTTCTGCTGGCTGGTGAGTCTAGACGCCTTGCTATTAAGATGCACAACAGTATTATATATTACTGTTTCAACATTTTCTATATTCAATTAGAAAGGAGTGCCTTCTGGCAGGGTGGCATTGGATCATTCTGAAACATATAGCCTGCTTTCTCATTTCAGTTCATATCGATAGCTACGTGAAACCCAAGTCCATGTTTTAAGTTGCTTAATTTGACATCATTCCACTTTAATGCTGCAAATATAACAAAGCTGTTACATGAACTTAGCATTGGGTTTCTGCTTTGGTGTGACCCAGTGGCACAATTTTGGAGCGTCTCTCCAGCTCCCTGACTCTCTCACGCTCCTGACTCTCCTGGTCCCCAattccaccccactccccagtTTGACTCTTTCCTGTTCCGCAGctctgaaaattaataaattgcttctttactCACTTAAAGGTCTATAGTGATTATTTTCACCGACAGTGGGGATAGGTTATGGGAGTTTAGGAGCAAAGACAAGTGGGTGTTCCTCAGCACACCCCTCCTTTCCTGATACTGGGTtcctcaatcaggcactgagtgcctttgaatgagggatAGCTCAAGTTTGCTTGTTGTGGACCCTTCATAGCATtacatccccccaccaccaccaccattgggTTGATACCAGTGTGGCAGGATGAAacctttaagtgggcattaattgtccacttaagaGCCTCAATAAGTAGCAGGTACTGTCCACAGGCCTTTGAAGTGGGAAGACAGCAGGGTCCACACTGCCACACTCTCACCTGATTAAATCTGCCCCCGCCACCAAACACGCCTTGGAGAGAGCATTAAATTTTATCCCCCTCTTCCACTTGCCGACTCTCTTGTGCTTGCTTCCCCTCTTGCTTATTACTTTCCTTCCCGCCCTTTCCACTCACAGCTTCAATTGctctctgtcactccctctcGTCACATTTCTCCTGACCCTTCACTCACACTGGCAAGCGGGAGAGAAAAGCAGCGAGCAGGAGTCAGCAAACGGGAGAGACCCAGGTAGCATGAGAGTCAGTGAATGGGAGAGAGTCGAGGAGCAGGAGAATCAGGGAGTGAGAGGCTGCTGATTGTTGGAAAGTCAGGAGTGGGAGGGTCAAAAAGGCAGAGGAATGCAAGTTGAATGGAAGTTGAAGAAACATTTTCAAAAtattgtaaatttattttattttcaaagttATTTTGTTTATGAATATAGGGTTTTGGGAATGTACAGTGTTTCAACTTATTGCTTTTTCTGATGAGAAATGTCCTTTAGAGCCAAACTACAACTTCTATTCTTGATTGCAATGGAAAAATCTGATTAATTTAAAGTTGCATTTCCAAGCAATGCAGTACAAATTAACTGAGGAATTACTGCACTCAAGATCCTGATGCTGGGGGCAGGTTGTGAAAGAAAATATTGTTGAAAATATTTTCTTGGCTGTGATTTGTTGCTATTTTGTAAATGGTGTTTAACACATTTACGTGTGAGGTACACTTAACATACACAAATGCCACACACAAGTGCGATGGACAGGTCTGCATATATGTTTTTCATTCACGTTTGCTCCTGCCAGATCTCTTTACATTTTTACATTGCAAGTTAACAACTCTGATGTTATTACTACTTATTAACTAAATTATTTGCTATTATCAAGGCAGATTGCAGGAGCGATTCCACCAACTTTTCCAGTGGGcattaattgtccacttaagaGCCTCAATAAGTAGCAGGTACTGTCCACAGGCCTTTGAAGTGGGAAGACAGCAGGGTCCACACTTGCAAGCAGCATGTACTCATACAGCCTTCAAGTGTAGCTTTCCTGCTCAATGTGTAGAATTGCAGAGTTAACCCTACATGCACATTAATAGATCACTGCCATATTTCTACCCACATATATTGATCTCAGATTTCTAAAATGTGACCAGCTGGAGGGAGTTTTTCTTCTGTAGATTTGAAATTAAGGTCCCTTAAACAAATCATGCACACAACTCAAGATATGAGTGCCTTTAAAGATCACACTCAAATATAAATGAATTCTGCAATAAAAGTGATCAGTAAACAGAACTTAAACTATAAATGTAAACTGTATGACTAAGAAAATCAAATGGAGACATGTAGAAATCTTTATTTCCTCTTATTATTTCTTTTAGGTAGACACTGTATGGACAAATTACATTTTGAACATCTGACACAGTAATGGACCACAAATGCAGTAACTAACGCACATAGTCATCTATATCCCTGGCAAATTTCCCACGAGAATAATACTCATACTCTCTTTTCTCCCTTGCTTCATCTAATGCTTTTCTGGTTCTGTGCACTTGTCGCTTAGCTTTATTTCTCAAGTCCTCATAATCAATATCGGAAtcttcatcatcatcatcctcaTCATCCTCATCATAGTCCTCATCCTCATCAAGACTCCTCTTTACCTTCTCATAGTAACCACCAGCAGGAATTCTTCCATCAATAGACCTCTTTACCTTCTCATAATAGTCATCAATATCTTTTGTAGCTTTCACCTGGAATACTGGAAAACAAAACACTAATCTAAAAATAATATAAACAAAGCTTAaatgtataatttttaaaaattccttgaaTGATTTCCTGTACACATGTTGCTTATTTCTCAAGATGCTTTAACAATATGTTTTAACTGAAGGCTTGCATTTTGTTGCAAATTAAATTCACTCAGTTTTCTAATTTCCCCTCTTTCTCTTCTAAAGATATATTTCcacattatatatattttttgcaaaatgttttttaattgggtttttgaacacagtatgtttacagttatgtacacagaataaaatatatatagtagaaaaaaaaaatgaagactGGTATGATATTGAGCACTAGCTCAACAACTCTGTATAGGCacctgcttgtgtgtgtgtgtgtgtgtggggggggggggggggggggggactggggaggtacatatacatttgtgtGCCAGAGAAATAATTACATTAGCTATgcccaatacagagagggcaatacgagaatggatctggtgttggtgttgttacttgcttccaCGTTATATTTTGATGTATGAGCTTGGATACTAAGTGTGGGCTGGCTATTAACTGGGAAACATCACAGCAAACACCAATCCTTTCATCATCCAACATTCATACTTTCTAACAAGCAATATTAGAATATGTATACAGCAATATTCCTCAAAGTGTTATCCAAATTTGTTAATACACTTTTGCTCCTTAAAGATACTGATTGACCTGTGTATTTTAACATTTGTTCTTGTTAGAGTTCAGTGTACTTGTTTAAAGATATATCCACCATGCGCATTTATCAAATGTAAATAATAAAAGGTCCTCCTGCCACATACAATCATGAATTGTGGTGAACaactaaatgaataaatgaaggaAGGAGAAGGGAAGGAGGCTCCATGAATATCCTTGCTCTTAATGGTGGTGAAACCCAGCATTTGAGTGCTAAAGAGATTGAAGTATAAGCAACTATTTTCAGCCAGAATTGCCAAGTTGATGATCCTTCATGACAGGCTCCTGTCGTCTTCACCATTACAGATACCTGTCTCCAATAGGCTTGATTTATTCCAGGCTacatcaagaaatagctgaatgAAGGGAATATGGGCCCTAACAATATCCCAACTGCCTACGTTCCAGTCTTTTTGTTCTCGTGCAGATAAAACACTGGAATCGAACAGACGGTGGAAAAAGCAGCCAGATATTTCctgtccaagcaggacaaatccaatcaggTCAACCCCACTACTACAAACCAAAGTGATGGAAAAATTGTCAACATCACAGCATCACTTACTCACCAGTAAGTTGCTCAATTATTctcaatttgggttccaccagacctcattacagccttggcccaAATATGGATAGGAGCTGAATTTCAGGTGAGGCCTTTGGTATTCAGGCAGTATTCAACTAAGTGTGACACCAAGGAGCTCTAATAAAATTGAAGTAAATTGGTACTGGGGTAAACTGTCCAGTTGTGGTAATTGGAGGAATTAGATTGGCACAGGaattaatggttagcactgttgcttcacagcggcagggtcccaggttcgatttacggcttgggtcactgcctgtacggagtctgcatggtctttctgtgtctacgtgggtttcctccgggtgctccggtttcctcccacaagtcttgaaagatgtgctgttaggtgaattggacattctgaattctccctctgtgtacccgaacaggtgtcggagtgtggcgactaggagattttcacactaacttaattgcagtgttaatgtgagcctactgtTATTACTTATAGTAGTGTCCCTGGCACAACCATATTCAGTATGTTTCATCAATTTTTTTTATGGTCAGTGGTTTATTGGCAAATGCAGTGTTCAGCTCCATTTGCAGTTCCACGAGGCAACACCTTTCTATGTGTTGCAAGACCTAGACAACTTGGCATTACCATTTtgacttgaaatattaactctgtttctctcccaatAGATGctgcagacctgctgagcttttccagcgtcCCCTGCTTTTGTGGCATTACCATTATCAAGTTCccttcaacatcctggggctcaagattgaccagaaactgagctacCGGAATGCCGTGACGAAGAGAGGatcagaggctgggtattctgtAGGGTATTCTCTTAACTCCCCAATTACCTCTCTACCAATTAAAAGGTAGCTTTATGGAATATTCTTCATTGTCTGGATGGATGCAACTCCATTGTGTTGGACAGAGTTACGTATGATCTCCTATTCCTGCactgtgcaatattccaaagaTGATCTGATTATGGCACAACTAAATTTCAAGCTAAACCAAAAAACATCAGCTGGGCTTGAGATGTTGTTCGGCATAGGCACGAATCCTTCTAAGAAAGACCAAAGGAGTCTCCACATGAATAATAATTTATCTTTCTTCATCTGAGCATCCTTCACGGACCATCAAAGCAATAGTAGAAGAGAACAAAATttagcaggagggagggaggcctCTGCTGCCAAACAGATGTCAAAAACACCTTCCCATATTCTGAACCCTGCCTGCCTGCTGAGTGCTcattcacacccatcacctgcaagtgTTGTGCCGAGCTGGGGGATAGAGGCATCTAGGACCTCcatgtcctggggaaatggggcatgggattggtgttCGGCCCGCGTTGCGAGAGAAAGTGCCAGAAGCATCATATTGGTTGAGGTCAACGATTTTTAATAATTTACAAATGTCCTCAACTGCCCCAATTcccccgatggtgctgccccattctccccacacctccttactctTTTCCCCCCcatgacaccccctcccccaccaagtgCCCTCTGTGATCCTCAACCTGCTTTGCCTTCCATGCTCTACCACTGCGTCTGGGTATGTCTGCAGGATGTACATTtgaatggaggcagcctgctgcctaccaCATCCCGTGACCTCTGAGACCCCTGGCAGGTGACCTCTGGGGCCGGAGGTCCCCAGCGCACTTACCGGTGGCACATGCCCCGTTGTGCCACACAGTTGTCTGTGGGGTGGGTCTCGGTGGAACGGGTAGCCGCCGTTGCCACTCCGTAGGGTGGCCCTGGGTTGGAACCCAGCTACACATCCTCTGGTCGGTGCCCAGAGAGCCTTGGGGTTCACCCCAGGACATAGGGCAGTTGGATCAAGCccgggctgcccctgcatcatgtggctctgccagccctggtggctccccaatgtctgcagcacagtgtcaacgcctttggtgatgctcctcagtgactgggacatgctctgcagcactacggcaatgcccacctgaaccTGGACATGCCCCGCAGCACCCCATCAAGGTCtgctggtactgggtcacatcccccagcgacaCACTGCCGAGGCACTCAGCTGTCGCTGTCACGGCTGAGCCATGCCTTGATCACCTCCACCCATGCTGCTGACGTCATGCACAGGCTCTCCGCTGTGGTcgctaccctagcagtgttggccttggtgccatgcattgctggcaCCATTTCCTGTGCCCGTATCCTCTGGGACTCCTTCAATCGGATATGGATTTCTGGATGTTGCTGACATCCTcctctgaatctcatggctgcaccctagcgcctccatcagctccaggttaACCTGGTCCAAAGACTCAGCATCTGACtagaacccagctgggtcctgggatacagcaaacctccgactgctgtctcgcgtgagcgttccttcctccacctgatgtgtatcagcaactgtgtggtaccacaatgtgccccagaaacctgtccactacCATGACCCACCAAGGTATGTGTCTCTGCACTagcggagggtggggatgacagcttgaTGCATCGTCAGTGGCATAGCTCTCCTCCCAGGTTAtctcatggtggggtggggggaccaCCCTGGAAGGCAGGCACCTTTAGATCCTGCGGGagaagggaaatgaaatgaaaatcgcttattgtcacgagtaggcttcaaatgaagttactgtgaaaagcccctagtcgccacattccggcgtctgttcggggaggctgttacgggaatcgaagcgtgctgctggcctgcttggtctgctttcaaagccagcgatttagccctgtgctaaacagcccctgttatgTGGCAAGTGTGAGAGATGGGtcattctgtatggcattaataactcacgtgtgacaggacATCCAGGTGGGGGCCGATGGACCCTCATCTCTGTGCCAACCTCTACattggtgaccgatctgtcctcggccacccttgTGACTTCCAGGGCCCGGTCCTGGAAGGGGGTAAGGACTCTGCTATCCGGCACCCCAACGCCCATTAGGGCTCTCTACTATCTGTTTTGGGCCAATGTATCttgtggggacacagagggggcattgttAGCTGCACATGACGttaattgctggggggggggggggggggggggggggtggcacggttGGGTTGGGTCAGGGAGGCGGGCCGTATggggaatggcgggggggggggggctggggagtgcGTGACTGACACCGCTGGACATGGATGGGCCAGGACACGGAGCGGTGCCAGGCGCATTCacatcggcgggggcggggggggggtgttgatcaCACTGAGTGCcgatcctcctggtcatgctcccCCCGAGCTGATGGCCACTGCCGCACCTCCCGGGCGCTGGCTGTCCTGTGGCTAATCATCCcaagaccctcgggggaacaaggCAGCCCATCTGGCCTCGACCATGTCCAATTATCTGTTCAAGACGGCATCCCAAAATCATGGTGCTGGTCTTCTCAGAGGCATGACTGAGAACTGTGAGGTGTTGGCTGTACAGGAACGGTTTAAGTGatgctctcccttgttagaggGGGGACTGGCATGCtcagtcctggcgaatcagctggcaggaccaTCATATGCGGCGTGAAGCCTATGgggctcgttaagtggaccaattaacgttttataGCAGTGACGGCCTCTCTGGGCTGAGTGCCGGGAAGCCCGTGGCAgatcccactcgctaccacatttGAATCTcgggcgctgggccttgacgcttgcgtcaaagcggcgcgccgggaatgacccggccggcggcgcctaagtgacgtcagccatgcatgcgcaggttagccgcgcatgcgcatgttggccgcgccaacccgcgcatgtgcagttgccgtcttcccctccgctgccccgcaagacatggtggcttgatcttgtggggcggcggaggcaaaagagtgcgtcttttagagacgccagccagacgatcggtgggcatctcctgagcacgcccgtggtgctcgatcctccctccgcccctcacaggccccacacacagaggtCGCGTGCTGTCCACACTGGCAgctaccaggtgtggttggcgccggcgtgaaccggtcggattcggcaggccgctcggcccatttgggccggagaatcgccggtcgccgtgagaaacggcgagcggcgattctccaagcgacCTGTCggaaaacgcgacacgccattttgggggataggagaatcgcggggaatgccagggcggtgtggcgtgattcgcccggccctcccgcgattctcccacccggcatggggtgcggagaatcacacccaaaatATCTAATACAATTAGTGAGAAATATTTTCCTATTCGGTAACAAACATGATACTAGTTTCTCTAGTTTCAGATGTAGAATCTGACTTCTGACTCCCTTAACTGCAAGAGCAGACTCACCTGTGGGGTAAATTGATATTGGTCTGTGCATGGCCTTAAAGTACAGCTAGTGTAATTAGATTATTGCAATTAATTTTGTCTTTTCTGACTAAACTTTGTGCAGCACACTGCAGGTCAAAGTAACAGAAAATTTCTATCAAAATTAAGTTACCAAGAAA encodes:
- the LOC119974711 gene encoding cytochrome b-c1 complex subunit 6, mitochondrial-like, producing MQLLIAVFQVKATKDIDDYYEKVKRSIDGRIPAGGYYEKVKRSLDEDEDYDEDDEDDDDEDSDIDYEDLRNKAKRQVHRTRKALDEAREKREYEYYSRGKFARDIDDYVR